The genomic region GGTCCGAATCGCCTCGGCGAAATCGGTGGTACCACGCAGGCGACCGCTGGCAATGCCCTGAGCCAACAGCTCTTCCAGGCCCGGCTCGACAATCGGCGATTTGCCGTTGTTGATCAGGTCGATCTTGTCCTTGGAAATATCAACGCCAACGACATCATGACCGCGTGCAGATAGGCAACCGGCACAGACTGCACCGACGTAACCCAAACCGAATATGCTAATGCGCATTTCATTTACCTCTATCTTAATTACGCCCTCAACAGGCGAAAGTTAGTGTGGTCAATAGTCGTAGTGCGCTCGAAAGTTCCGCCACATGAGGCGGTTCTATCAAGTGCAGGCATATAAATATTGAGTGGCTAAATAATTGCACTCAAGCCGTGCGCAACTTGGCCTTGTTGTGAGGGTCATGCCCTTTAATGTGGCCAGCCGTCAGCACGACGGCGCGTGTCAGCAGGCTTGCAGTTCGCTTATGCCCGTTGTAGAGCCTTTCGGGTCAATAGCCTGCAAGTGTCTGACTGGTGCGTTGTCTGAATGGCCACCCTGGCCTTATAGGGGATATTCATGGTGCGTATCTCCTGTCCTTTGATCATGTTCGGTTGGCTGGGCTCTTTCCTAAGTTTCAGGTTCAAACTTAAACAAGTTCTCCAGGCTATCTGTAAGTCATCTCTTACAAAACCGTTGAGAGTCATCACGGGTGGTATGAGCAATGCTGGGTAACATAAGTTCCGGTCCGCCCATCCTGTTTTCCGCAAAATCTTGAAATATGGATAGGGATGGCACTGCTTTCATATTGATAGCACTTCTCGTTTCGCCCTTTAATTACGGGGGCGAAAAATGCAGTGATGTCTGATTGCTAGCATGAGAAAATTTTTTTGGTGCCACTACGAAAAAAAATTAAAAAAGTCGAGTGAAGAAATTTTCATTGTTGTTACAGGCGGTTTTTTGACGTCAAATAAATGGTTTTTTGGGGTGTTGCACGGAGGGCGGGAGGGCAAATCGACGGTACGGCACCTTGCATGCTGTGCACCGGGGTGGGGCAGGGTAACAGAAAACTCGTCCCTGATTCGACCGCCATTTTCCATCGGCCGGCCTGGAGTAGGTGGAAGCGGGTTTACCCGCTTCCACTAATAGGGGGGACGAACGGCGGCCTTGGGGAGGCCTTCCTACGCTCTGAACCGGCAGCGTGGCGTTATTGCGGCGGCTGATCGCGCAGAAACACCAGGTTATCCGGTTGGGAGAGTTCTGCGCTGAAGCAGTAGCCTTGTTCGTCGAACGCCTTCAGTTGATCTGGATGGGTGATGCGTTCACGAATCACGAAACGGGCCATCATGCCGCGAGCCTTTTTCGCGTAGAAGCTGATGATCTTGTACTGGCCGTTCTTCTGGTCGCGGAATTCGGTGTTGATGATGCGGGCATTCAGCGCTGTGCGTTTGACTGCCGAGAAGTACTCGTTCGACGCCAGGTTCAGCAGCACATCATCCCCTTGTGCGCTCAGGGCTTCATTGAGCCATTCGCTGATGCGCGTACCCCAGAAGGCATAGAGGTCCTTGCCCCGGCCGTTGGCGAACCTGGTGCCCATTTCCAGGCGGTAGGGTTGCATCAGGTCCAGGGGGCGCAGCAGGCCGTAGAGGCCGGAAAGCATGCGCAGGTGCGTCTGGGCGAAGTCGAAATCGGCATCGCTGAAATCCTCGGCGTTGAGGCCCGTGTAGACATCGCCCTTGAAGGCCAGCAGGGCCTGCTTGGCGTTTTCCGGGCTGAAGGCCGGGGTCCAACTGCCGAAGCGTGCGGCGTTGAGGCCGCCGATCTTGTCGGAAACATGCATCAGCTCGCTGATCTGTGCCGGGCTCAGCAGGCGCAGTTGTTCGATCAGTTCCTGGGAATGATCGAGGTATTGTGGCTGGCTGTAGCGTTTCGTCACCGGTGGTGTTTCGAAATCGAGGGTCTTGGCGGGGGAAATCACCATCAGCATGAAGTCGTCTCCTGTAATCGTCAGGGGATTCTAGGGGGTTGGGCGGTTTGGCTCCACCTATGATGCTGATAGTCGCTGGGTGGTAGGCTCTGGGAGTTGTAGTGATTTTGCCGGCCCATTCGCGGGCAAGCCCGGTCGCCGCACCGCCTGCTCCTGCAAGGGTATCGTCGTATGCAAAATTTTCGTACGGCTCGGTCCTGTAGGAGCCGGGCTTGCCCGCGAATGGGCCGGAACGAGCGCTACAAGGGGGGGCCGGCTCCCAGATCGGCTATAGTGCGCGCGGGTTCCTGTCATGGAGATATCCCTTTTGCGTTTTCTTCTTTTATGTTCGGCCCTGTTGGCCTGTCTGAGCGCGACGGCGGCGCCGAACGACGTTGCGACGCTGGACCGCAGCACCTGGCCCGAGCAACTGAGCAGCCCGGCCCTGTTCGATGTTGCCTCGCGGGCGGAAATCCTCACCTTTGCCCATGCCTTGCTGGTCAGTGAAATGACTGACGAGGCGGCGCTCAAGCAGCGTCTGGGGCTCAAACAGATCAACCTGGCCTCGATCAACCGGGTGCGTGCGCGTCTCTGGCTGCGTCTGCTGCAGAACTACAACTTTGCCCAGCAGAGTTGCGAGCAGGACGCATCGTTCTGTTATTACGTCGAGGACATGGACAGCCTGCGTGAGCAGGCCGGCAAGTTCCGGGTGCCGGAAGACTCCTTCTATATGCGTTGGGCCGAGCCGAGCCGGGTGTTTCATGAGCGCTACCTGGACGAACTGTTGCGCATGGCCGCGCTGTTTCCCCAGACCAGCAGCGAGATTGCCTTGTTCGGCGAGCCCGAGCGTAATGGTGAGGCGTTCCACGACCGGCTGTTCCTGCTGACGTTCGATGGCGGTCCGAGCGCGCCGTTGGACAGCACTGGCGAGTTGGCCGAGTACCTGCGCCGACAGAAAATGAATGGCCTGTTTTTCGTCCTGGGTGGCGCTCTGCAGGCGCGGGTGGACAAAAGCTCGATCATGGCTGTGCGCGATCTCTATAAAGAGCAGTGCGTGGGCGTCGAGGGCTGGCAGTACCGTTCTCACAGTCACTGGCAGGACTGGCAGGATTCGGTCCAGCGTAGCGCTGCGTTGGCGCAGAGCGTGTTGCCGGACAACTATCTGCCGTTGTTCCGTCCCCCCTACGGCCAGCGCCAACCGGACAGCGGGGCGTTTTTCACGAAGCAGGGGCTGCAGGTGGTGTTGTGGGATATCGATTCGGCCGACGCGACCGGCAAGCTGACCGCCGAGCAGTCGGCCCAGCGGGTGATGACCCTGATGCTGTTATGGCGCCGGGGGGTAATCGTGTTCCACGATTCCCAGGACAAGGCCCTGGCTGCATTGCCCTGGCTGCTGCGGCAGACGGCCGAGAGCGGTTTGGGGTGGCGCGATTGCAACGACGCGTTCAGATAATGCCCGTAAACGTGGGGCGAAGAGCGGCTTCGGCAAAGCCAAAAGAGCTGAAATGTAGGAAATTTCCCAGAGGATTCAAGGCAGGCGGACTTTCGACTTTAGCGGTGTCGGGCCAACTCGCCAAGGGCTATTCGTCACTCTGAAAAATAAACTTCAAAAAAGCGTCAAAGTGCTTTTTCCTGTCACAGGTTTTGCGGTATTACGGAGTCAGACCGCCGAAACCTGCAACACAGGTGGCGTCTCCCAAGACCCCACCTTGTGCACAGAACGCCTGCCCCTTCACGGGCGAATTCGGCGGTCACTTCGAGGCGCGACGCCGCTCAGGCGCCGCGTCGACTGGCTCTCACAAAGGTGACCGAGTATGGATGATCACGGACGCACTCCTTCTTCCAACCAGCCAATCCTTTACGTGCTCGATACCAACGTACTGATCCACGACCCCAACGCATTACTGAACTTCGAAGAACATCATGTCGCCATCCCGATGACCGTCCTGGAGGAACTCGACAAGCTCAAGAGTGGTCACCACAGCGTGGCGTCCGAATGTCGTCAGGCGATCCGTCTGATCGACAAGACTCTGGGCGATGCCAGCCCTGAGGATGTCGAGCTGGGTGTGCCGATCCAGCGGGGCAAGAGTGGGCCCAAGGGCCTGCTGTCGATCCTGATGAGCAAGCGCAACGAACCCAACCTGCTGCTGCCGGAAAACCTCAACGACAACATCATCATCAACCAGTTGGTCGATCTGCACGCGCGCGACAAGGGGCTGCGCCTGGTGCTGGTGACCAAGGACATCAACATGCGCCTCAAGGCGCGTGCCTGCGGTATCGCGTCCGAGGACTACAGCACCGACCAGTTGGTCGATGACGTCGATC from Pseudomonas asplenii harbors:
- the yaaA gene encoding peroxide stress protein YaaA — its product is MLMVISPAKTLDFETPPVTKRYSQPQYLDHSQELIEQLRLLSPAQISELMHVSDKIGGLNAARFGSWTPAFSPENAKQALLAFKGDVYTGLNAEDFSDADFDFAQTHLRMLSGLYGLLRPLDLMQPYRLEMGTRFANGRGKDLYAFWGTRISEWLNEALSAQGDDVLLNLASNEYFSAVKRTALNARIINTEFRDQKNGQYKIISFYAKKARGMMARFVIRERITHPDQLKAFDEQGYCFSAELSQPDNLVFLRDQPPQ
- a CDS encoding polysaccharide deacetylase family protein; the protein is MRFLLLCSALLACLSATAAPNDVATLDRSTWPEQLSSPALFDVASRAEILTFAHALLVSEMTDEAALKQRLGLKQINLASINRVRARLWLRLLQNYNFAQQSCEQDASFCYYVEDMDSLREQAGKFRVPEDSFYMRWAEPSRVFHERYLDELLRMAALFPQTSSEIALFGEPERNGEAFHDRLFLLTFDGGPSAPLDSTGELAEYLRRQKMNGLFFVLGGALQARVDKSSIMAVRDLYKEQCVGVEGWQYRSHSHWQDWQDSVQRSAALAQSVLPDNYLPLFRPPYGQRQPDSGAFFTKQGLQVVLWDIDSADATGKLTAEQSAQRVMTLMLLWRRGVIVFHDSQDKALAALPWLLRQTAESGLGWRDCNDAFR